From Acidihalobacter aeolianus, a single genomic window includes:
- a CDS encoding glycoside hydrolase family 15 protein: MNEAPDGPGIPATWSPSRKDMVGCALGNPRLWYTLGQGIVNEIYYPRVDIPQVRDLGFIVADDNGFWVELRKRDDYTVEARGPGAPVVTLIHRQERFTLRVGICPDPRRDVLMLDVQLSGDEGLKPYVLLAPRPGGSGDRNEAWCGEYHGRRVLWAAQGPFSLALAARDERGGEGLDRCSAGYVGVNDGWQDFAHHGRSEWAYEHAGPGNVALTAALPRRAVLALGFGSGRRSAATLAFASLTHAYDHVVERCCTQWDAWHKIWEAQFPEVSSLEQNLFELLRTSAMVVKTHEDKTYPGAVVASLSIPWGETREREGGYHLVWPRDLVETAGALLALGAYEDARANLRYLIANQHADGHWTQNQWLGGRAYWEGLQLDETAFPILLAGALEEHHALGDIDPTAMVRRALRFIALHGPVSEEDRWEEDRGLSPFTLAVAIAGLVVGAGYLDGAEREMVLTLADCWNAQIEDWTVARDTLLDREHGIAGHYVRIAPRDVLNDRTALHAPIVVNNRNPQPDLHADQHISPDFLQLVRYGLRRADDPLICDSLKLVDALLRFETPDGPVWYRYNEDGYGEHADGRPFDGTGRGRPWPLLAGERGHYELAAGRDPLPLLRAMAASASTAGMLPEQIWDGETNAEHQLSPFRPTGSAMPLAWAHAEFIKLVAARAQGSPVDRPQPVWERYAGRRPNAHTAFWSPAAPVGRIRPGRKLRLLLPDPCRITWTLNDWHDSTTLTTEAQLLGLYPLDTGWHAEPGTTFRFIIHAGDDSPDSPEYRIVCSDA, encoded by the coding sequence ATGAACGAAGCCCCCGACGGCCCTGGCATTCCCGCCACCTGGAGCCCCAGCCGCAAAGACATGGTGGGCTGCGCCCTGGGTAATCCCCGCCTCTGGTATACCCTGGGCCAGGGCATCGTGAACGAAATCTACTATCCGCGGGTCGACATCCCGCAGGTACGCGACCTGGGTTTCATCGTCGCCGACGACAACGGGTTCTGGGTCGAGCTCAGAAAACGCGACGACTACACGGTGGAAGCCCGTGGCCCCGGCGCTCCGGTCGTCACCCTGATTCACCGCCAGGAACGCTTCACCTTGCGTGTCGGCATCTGCCCCGACCCGCGGCGCGATGTCCTCATGCTCGATGTCCAGCTCAGCGGCGACGAGGGTCTCAAGCCCTACGTGCTGCTTGCCCCGCGCCCCGGCGGCAGTGGCGACCGCAACGAGGCGTGGTGTGGTGAATATCATGGCCGCCGCGTCCTGTGGGCGGCACAAGGGCCATTCTCGCTTGCCCTGGCGGCTCGCGACGAACGCGGAGGTGAGGGTCTGGACCGATGCTCCGCCGGTTACGTGGGCGTCAACGACGGTTGGCAGGACTTCGCCCACCACGGGCGCAGCGAATGGGCCTATGAGCATGCCGGACCGGGTAATGTGGCACTGACGGCAGCGTTGCCCAGACGTGCCGTCCTGGCGCTGGGATTCGGCAGCGGGCGCCGCTCCGCTGCGACCCTGGCCTTCGCCAGCCTCACCCACGCCTACGACCATGTCGTCGAACGTTGCTGCACACAATGGGATGCCTGGCACAAGATCTGGGAAGCCCAGTTCCCCGAGGTCTCCAGCCTGGAGCAGAACCTCTTCGAGCTACTGCGTACCTCAGCCATGGTGGTCAAGACTCACGAGGACAAGACCTACCCCGGTGCCGTCGTCGCCAGCCTAAGCATTCCCTGGGGGGAAACGCGCGAGCGCGAGGGCGGATATCACCTGGTCTGGCCTCGCGACCTTGTGGAGACCGCGGGGGCGCTGCTCGCGCTCGGCGCCTACGAGGATGCCCGGGCCAACCTGCGCTATCTGATCGCCAACCAGCACGCCGACGGCCACTGGACGCAGAACCAGTGGCTGGGTGGGCGCGCCTACTGGGAAGGGCTGCAACTCGATGAAACCGCCTTCCCCATTCTGCTCGCCGGGGCACTCGAAGAGCACCATGCGCTAGGCGACATCGACCCTACCGCCATGGTTCGCCGCGCCCTGCGCTTCATCGCCCTGCACGGTCCGGTCAGCGAGGAGGACCGCTGGGAGGAGGATCGCGGACTCAGTCCCTTCACGCTGGCGGTCGCCATTGCCGGCCTGGTGGTGGGTGCCGGCTATCTCGACGGTGCAGAGCGGGAAATGGTGCTGACCCTGGCCGATTGCTGGAACGCGCAGATCGAGGACTGGACGGTTGCCCGTGACACCCTCCTGGACCGTGAGCACGGCATTGCGGGGCATTACGTACGCATTGCTCCACGTGACGTCCTCAACGACCGCACCGCATTGCATGCACCCATCGTCGTCAACAACCGCAACCCCCAACCGGACCTGCACGCCGACCAGCACATCAGTCCCGATTTTCTGCAATTAGTCCGCTACGGCCTACGCCGGGCCGACGATCCATTGATTTGCGACAGCCTAAAACTGGTTGATGCGTTGCTGCGTTTCGAAACGCCGGACGGTCCGGTCTGGTATCGCTACAACGAAGACGGCTACGGCGAACATGCCGACGGCCGCCCGTTCGACGGTACCGGGCGCGGACGCCCGTGGCCGCTGCTCGCCGGCGAACGCGGCCACTACGAACTCGCCGCCGGTCGCGACCCGTTGCCTCTGTTGCGCGCCATGGCCGCAAGCGCCAGCACCGCTGGCATGCTGCCCGAACAGATCTGGGACGGCGAGACCAATGCCGAACACCAGCTATCTCCCTTCAGGCCGACTGGTTCGGCGATGCCGCTCGCCTGGGCACATGCCGAATTCATCAAGCTTGTGGCCGCGCGCGCACAAGGCAGTCCGGTGGATCGTCCGCAACCCGTCTGGGAACGCTATGCCGGCCGACGCCCAAACGCTCACACCGCCTTCTGGTCGCCGGCGGCACCGGTCGGCCGCATCAGACCCGGGCGCAAACTGCGTCTGCTGCTGCCCGATCCATGTCGCATTACCTGGACGTTAAACGACTGGCACGACAGCACCACTTTGACGACAGAGGCCCAACTGCTCGGCCTATACCCGCTCGACACCGGCTGGCATGCCGAGCCCGGTACGACA
- a CDS encoding DegQ family serine endoprotease, translated as MNRSLIHRTRSWLSLALVAMLALTTQACAQESSDHQSKSANAHATAVAAPSLSSLPDFAQLVHKAAPAVVSITGVRVVKGESGSARGMPDLPPGSPLGQFFKHFFGPNNPYNQPFESKERILGSGFIISPDGYIVTNRHVVVGDTELKVRLLDRHEYSAKVIGMDKRTDLALLKIDAKDLPTLPLGDSSNLQVGQWVLAIGNPFGFDYTATQGIISALSRNLPDENYVPFIQTDAAVNPGNSGGPLLNLKGQVVGVNSQIYTNSGGFMGLSFAIPINIVKDVINQIKAHGKVSYGWLGVMVQGMNQSLAQSFGLQQPTGALVARVEPGSPAAKAGFKSGDIILKFDGHPVVRSGDLPPLVGSTPVGTVVPVEILRNDKHMTLTVKIGKLSEQAMKASSEPDQGDQGHGRLGVAVETIPKDQLGPLGLKHDAVVIKSINPNGAAAQNGLQVGDIILEFNRHRITSAAELNRLVREAPAGKPIPILILRDKTPLFAAITLPK; from the coding sequence ATGAATCGAAGCCTTATCCATCGGACGCGCTCCTGGTTGTCGCTGGCCCTGGTCGCCATGCTCGCGCTGACCACGCAGGCCTGCGCACAGGAATCCTCGGATCATCAATCCAAGTCCGCGAATGCGCACGCCACCGCGGTCGCCGCGCCCAGTCTGAGCAGTTTGCCCGACTTTGCCCAACTGGTGCACAAGGCAGCCCCGGCCGTGGTAAGCATCACCGGCGTACGCGTCGTCAAGGGTGAATCCGGGAGTGCTCGGGGCATGCCCGATCTGCCTCCTGGCAGTCCATTGGGCCAGTTCTTCAAGCACTTCTTCGGCCCGAACAACCCGTATAACCAGCCGTTCGAAAGCAAGGAGCGCATCCTTGGTTCTGGCTTCATCATATCGCCGGATGGTTATATCGTGACCAATCGGCACGTCGTGGTCGGCGATACCGAACTCAAGGTCCGCCTGCTCGACCGCCACGAGTACTCGGCCAAGGTCATCGGCATGGACAAACGCACCGATCTGGCATTGCTCAAGATCGATGCCAAGGATCTGCCCACTCTGCCGCTAGGCGATTCAAGCAATCTCCAGGTCGGACAGTGGGTACTGGCCATCGGCAACCCGTTCGGCTTCGACTACACCGCCACCCAGGGCATCATCAGCGCCCTGTCGCGCAATCTTCCCGACGAGAACTACGTTCCGTTCATTCAGACCGACGCTGCGGTCAATCCCGGCAACTCGGGCGGACCGTTGCTCAACCTGAAGGGTCAGGTGGTCGGTGTGAACTCGCAGATCTACACCAACTCCGGTGGGTTCATGGGACTCTCGTTCGCGATCCCGATCAACATCGTCAAGGACGTGATCAATCAGATCAAGGCCCATGGCAAGGTCAGCTATGGCTGGCTGGGTGTGATGGTCCAGGGCATGAACCAGTCGCTGGCACAGTCCTTCGGCCTGCAGCAGCCCACCGGTGCGCTCGTGGCCCGGGTTGAACCCGGCAGCCCCGCCGCCAAGGCCGGCTTCAAGTCGGGCGACATCATTCTCAAGTTCGACGGTCACCCCGTCGTGCGTTCCGGCGATCTGCCGCCTCTGGTCGGCAGCACCCCGGTGGGCACAGTGGTGCCGGTCGAGATTCTGCGCAACGACAAGCACATGACCCTGACGGTCAAGATCGGCAAATTGAGCGAGCAGGCGATGAAGGCCTCGAGCGAACCGGATCAGGGTGATCAGGGACATGGTCGCCTGGGTGTCGCTGTCGAGACCATCCCCAAGGATCAGCTCGGCCCGCTTGGCCTGAAGCACGATGCCGTTGTCATCAAGTCGATCAACCCCAACGGTGCCGCCGCGCAGAACGGCCTACAGGTCGGCGACATCATTCTGGAATTCAACCGTCATCGGATTACCTCGGCGGCCGAACTCAACCGCTTGGTGCGGGAAGCCCCTGCGGGCAAACCGATACCGATATTGATCCTGCGCGACAAGACGCCGCTGTTCGCCGCGATCACCCTGCCCAAATGA
- the gndA gene encoding NADP-dependent phosphogluconate dehydrogenase, with translation MATSPFDIGVVGLGVMGANLGLNLASRGARVAGYNHSRGKADAFTARAAAELDRPDQAQGTDDLNAFIVSLTRPRIVLLMVPAGVVDDAIAQISPHLQAGDIVIDGGNSHFPDTERRLSTLAGQDLHFIGMGVSGGETGARFGPSMMPGGEAAAWKHVRPLLEPAAAIAPDGAPCVSWMGSGGAGHFVKMVHNGIEYALMQQIAEIYDLLHRGAGYDHADLHRLFAEWNEGTLAGYLIEITADILQQPDDSGSGLLLDKIRDAAGQKGTGRWTSEAAFELGVPTPAIDAAVTARGLSDLYAARQTAAGMLPGPATVAPSASLAKQAAAALEAGMLIAYTQGMHLIAEAAEAKGYGTSLDTVARIWRGGCIIRAALLDDLAAAYVSPPLMGNPLFDETLSARLGKLEGGLRTIVTQGAIGGIPMPALAAALAYYDGLRSRRLPANLIQAQRDYFGAHTYERLDKPGIFHTHWGTGAIPTDG, from the coding sequence ATGGCAACTTCACCCTTTGACATCGGCGTCGTCGGTCTCGGCGTCATGGGGGCGAATCTCGGTCTCAATCTGGCTAGCCGCGGCGCCCGTGTCGCTGGCTACAACCACAGTCGGGGCAAGGCTGATGCTTTTACCGCACGCGCAGCGGCCGAGTTGGACCGACCGGACCAGGCACAGGGCACAGACGATCTCAACGCCTTCATCGTTTCGCTGACCCGTCCCAGGATCGTCCTGCTGATGGTCCCAGCCGGGGTGGTGGACGACGCAATCGCCCAGATTTCACCGCATCTCCAGGCCGGCGACATCGTTATCGATGGCGGGAACTCCCATTTCCCGGACACGGAACGCCGTCTAAGTACACTTGCCGGGCAAGATCTCCACTTCATCGGTATGGGTGTTTCCGGCGGCGAGACCGGGGCACGTTTCGGGCCCAGCATGATGCCGGGCGGCGAAGCGGCCGCCTGGAAACACGTCCGCCCCCTACTGGAACCGGCCGCGGCTATCGCACCGGACGGCGCGCCCTGCGTATCCTGGATGGGCAGCGGCGGGGCCGGGCACTTCGTCAAGATGGTGCACAACGGCATCGAATACGCGCTCATGCAGCAGATCGCCGAGATCTACGATCTGCTGCACCGCGGCGCGGGATATGACCATGCCGATCTGCACCGCCTGTTTGCCGAATGGAACGAGGGTACGCTGGCCGGGTATCTGATCGAAATCACCGCCGACATCCTGCAACAGCCTGACGATTCCGGCAGCGGGCTGCTGCTCGACAAGATCCGCGATGCCGCTGGTCAGAAAGGCACCGGGCGCTGGACCAGCGAAGCGGCCTTCGAACTCGGCGTTCCTACCCCGGCGATCGATGCCGCAGTCACCGCGCGCGGGCTCTCGGATCTCTATGCGGCGCGGCAGACTGCTGCCGGTATGTTGCCAGGACCGGCGACCGTTGCCCCTTCCGCCTCATTGGCCAAACAGGCCGCCGCGGCCCTGGAGGCCGGCATGCTGATCGCATATACCCAGGGCATGCACCTGATTGCTGAGGCAGCGGAGGCCAAGGGCTACGGCACATCGCTCGACACGGTGGCCCGCATCTGGCGCGGCGGCTGCATCATCCGCGCCGCCCTGCTCGACGATCTCGCCGCCGCCTATGTCAGTCCGCCGCTCATGGGCAATCCGCTGTTCGACGAGACCCTGTCCGCGCGGCTCGGCAAACTCGAAGGCGGCCTGCGCACGATCGTCACGCAAGGGGCCATCGGCGGCATACCCATGCCCGCACTGGCTGCCGCACTCGCCTATTACGACGGACTGCGCAGCCGGCGACTGCCAGCCAATCTGATTCAGGCACAACGCGACTACTTCGGCGCACACACCTACGAGAGACTCGACAAACCGGGCATATTCCATACGCACTGGGGGACTGGCGCCATACCCACGGACGGATGA
- a CDS encoding DedA family protein — translation MSFLDQSLRFATPYLDSYGYFAIMFAVMLEGIGIPAPGLTLVVAASVLAGRGDMDLSLVFISALAAALAGYNIGYQLGNLGGRRLLLRTRLINRHHLRRMHRLYVRWGAWIVIVAPFVDGLRQLNGPVAGMLGMPRIRFVPANAFGCFVWCAVWCLLPYALSEHLGTLLSILGQLRPYLLLAAVGLLALLAAYLLNQRGNREDRS, via the coding sequence ATGAGTTTCCTGGACCAGAGCCTGCGTTTCGCCACGCCGTATCTCGACAGCTACGGTTATTTCGCGATCATGTTCGCCGTGATGCTCGAGGGGATCGGCATCCCCGCACCGGGACTCACCCTGGTGGTGGCCGCCAGCGTGCTCGCCGGGAGAGGCGACATGGATCTTTCGCTGGTGTTCATCAGCGCCCTGGCCGCGGCCCTAGCGGGCTACAACATCGGTTATCAGCTGGGCAACCTGGGCGGACGCAGACTGCTGCTGCGCACGCGCCTGATCAACCGCCACCACCTCAGGCGCATGCACCGGCTCTATGTCCGCTGGGGCGCATGGATCGTCATCGTGGCGCCCTTCGTCGACGGATTGCGCCAGCTCAACGGCCCCGTCGCCGGGATGCTCGGCATGCCCAGAATCCGCTTCGTGCCCGCCAACGCCTTCGGCTGCTTCGTCTGGTGCGCGGTGTGGTGCTTGCTTCCCTACGCCCTGTCGGAACACCTCGGCACGCTGCTCTCGATACTCGGCCAGTTGCGCCCCTACCTGCTGCTGGCCGCCGTCGGTCTGCTGGCATTGCTTGCAGCCTACCTGCTCAACCAGCGCGGCAACCGCGAGGACCGCTCATGA